The Granulicella sibirica genome has a segment encoding these proteins:
- the tolB gene encoding Tol-Pal system beta propeller repeat protein TolB, giving the protein MQNPVRVASPVKFFLAIVLTLAATTAAHSQDWFKTETSTGAGSIRLAAANFKPQSGDQQTADYKRTFDSVLYADLASAGIFDLVSKSLMPTSTPGAPGEIQLATWAAAPASAAMVAFGGIATQGDHLVVNGFLFDAKNTQYPQVLAKQYNEAASDDSARQIAHRFADEIILRLGGGINGIAETKIYYVHVGGGSKEIWEMDYDGANQHAVTKLGAISLSPRVSPDNSRVAFSSLGKDGFQIRMYSLLLSRVVAFPAAGGTNLSPAWSPNGHDVAFSSSRSGDPEIWIADASGSQPRRITSFKGPDVSPVFNPRTGSQIAWISGRTGLPQLYIMDVDGSNVQRMTDGGYATSPSWSPNGQFLTFAWNRKYGPGAPGGQDIYVMEVATKKWIQLTHDSGRCDFPSWSPDGRHIVYANSTDGRAEHSKVYSMLADGTQQRALSTSGGDMPNWSWK; this is encoded by the coding sequence ATGCAGAATCCGGTACGTGTCGCCTCCCCCGTGAAGTTCTTCCTGGCCATCGTCCTCACCCTAGCCGCGACCACAGCGGCCCACTCACAGGATTGGTTCAAGACCGAGACCTCGACCGGCGCCGGAAGCATCCGGCTCGCGGCAGCGAACTTCAAGCCGCAGTCCGGCGACCAGCAGACGGCAGACTACAAGCGCACCTTCGACTCGGTCCTCTACGCTGACCTGGCCAGCGCGGGCATCTTCGACCTCGTCTCGAAGTCCCTGATGCCTACCAGCACCCCAGGCGCTCCCGGTGAGATCCAGCTCGCCACGTGGGCCGCCGCGCCTGCATCCGCCGCGATGGTGGCCTTCGGCGGCATCGCCACCCAGGGCGACCACCTCGTCGTCAACGGCTTCCTCTTCGACGCCAAGAACACGCAGTACCCGCAGGTCCTCGCCAAGCAATACAACGAGGCCGCGAGCGACGACTCGGCCCGCCAGATCGCCCACCGCTTCGCCGACGAGATCATCCTGCGCCTCGGCGGAGGCATCAACGGCATCGCAGAGACCAAGATCTACTACGTCCACGTCGGCGGAGGCTCGAAGGAAATTTGGGAGATGGATTACGACGGCGCTAACCAGCACGCCGTCACAAAGCTCGGAGCCATCTCGCTCTCGCCCCGTGTCTCGCCGGACAACAGCCGCGTGGCTTTCTCCTCGCTCGGCAAAGACGGCTTCCAGATCAGGATGTACTCTCTCCTGCTTAGCCGCGTCGTCGCCTTTCCGGCAGCTGGTGGAACCAACCTCTCGCCCGCATGGAGCCCGAACGGCCACGACGTAGCCTTCTCCTCCTCGCGCTCGGGTGACCCCGAGATCTGGATCGCCGATGCAAGCGGATCGCAGCCACGCCGCATCACCAGCTTCAAGGGTCCCGACGTCTCCCCTGTATTCAACCCACGTACCGGATCGCAGATCGCCTGGATCAGTGGCCGCACCGGCCTCCCCCAGCTCTACATCATGGATGTCGACGGCTCGAACGTGCAGCGCATGACCGACGGTGGCTATGCCACGTCCCCCTCCTGGAGCCCCAACGGCCAGTTCCTCACCTTCGCCTGGAACCGCAAGTACGGTCCCGGAGCACCCGGCGGACAAGACATCTACGTGATGGAAGTCGCGACAAAGAAGTGGATCCAGCTCACCCACGATAGTGGCCGCTGCGACTTTCCGTCCTGGTCGCCCGACGGGCGCCACATTGTCTACGCCAACTCGACCGACGGCCGCGCCGAGCACTCCAAGGTCTACTCCATGCTGGCGGACGGAACCCAGCAGCGCGCCCTCAGCACCTCTGGCGGAGATATGCCTAATTGGAGCTGGAAGTAA
- a CDS encoding OmpA family protein, translated as MNATHPSHRTLLNLAATAVAVAGLTFTTGCHKKSTAPPPSSYTPTVTAPAPTATITADPAAIDLGQSTALNWRSQNATSVTIDGLGPVPVNGTQMVTPSNSTNFHLTAKSDDGQTTEANVRVTVRTAAAPAPMGDNGAGNMGTDAAFHQNVQDAFFDYDSYELRPDAVTASAHAASYLTSHPAIRVLVAGYSDERGSAEYNLALGENRANAARTALINAGVSASRIRIVSYGKEKQFCTESDESCWQQNRRAQFTIDR; from the coding sequence ATGAACGCCACCCATCCCTCGCACCGCACTCTGCTGAACCTCGCCGCCACCGCCGTCGCCGTCGCCGGCCTCACCTTCACCACCGGCTGCCATAAGAAGTCCACCGCACCGCCTCCCTCCTCGTATACCCCCACTGTCACGGCTCCCGCCCCCACCGCAACCATCACCGCGGATCCTGCGGCGATCGATCTCGGCCAGTCGACGGCCCTCAACTGGCGCAGCCAGAACGCCACCTCCGTCACCATCGACGGTCTTGGCCCCGTGCCCGTCAACGGCACCCAGATGGTCACGCCGTCGAACTCGACCAACTTCCATCTCACCGCCAAGAGCGATGACGGTCAGACCACCGAAGCCAACGTTCGCGTCACCGTCCGCACCGCCGCCGCACCTGCGCCCATGGGCGACAACGGAGCCGGCAACATGGGCACCGACGCTGCCTTCCACCAGAATGTGCAGGACGCCTTCTTCGACTACGACAGCTACGAGCTTCGTCCGGATGCCGTCACCGCATCGGCGCACGCTGCCTCCTACCTGACCTCTCACCCCGCCATCCGCGTCCTCGTGGCCGGCTATTCGGATGAGCGTGGATCGGCCGAGTACAACCTAGCCCTCGGCGAAAACCGCGCTAACGCCGCACGCACCGCGCTGATCAACGCCGGCGTCTCCGCAAGCCGCATCCGCATCGTCAGCTACGGCAAGGAGAAGCAGTTCTGCACCGAGTCCGACGAGAGCTGCTGGCAGCAGAACCGCCGCGCACAGTTCACCATCGACCGCTAA